The following DNA comes from Mucilaginibacter jinjuensis.
TTTTTTAAATATGCAGCATCAAAAGGTGTAACGGTTTTCTACATTACCAACCGTGATGAAGACGAACGTGCCGGAACGCTTAAAAACCTGCAACGCTACAACCTACCATTTGCAGATGATAGCCATTTATTGTTAAAAGGCAAATCATCGAGCAAAGAAACCCGCCGTCAGCAAGTACTGGCTAATTATAATATTGTGTTGCTTTGCGGAGATAACCTGGCCGATTTCGATGCCCTGTATGACAACCATCCTTCAGAAGATAATCGCACAGCTACTACTCAGCAATTGAAACAAAAATTTGGCAATAAGTATATTGTATTGCCAAACCCATCTTATGGTGATTGGGAAGGCGCTTTATACAAATTTAATTACAAGCTTACACAAGCGCAGAAGGATTCGTTGATTAGGGCAACGGTAAAGAAAGACTAAGCCCCCTAACCCCCTAAAGGGGGAACAAAAAACAAATTTGTCATTGCGAGGAGGAACGACGAAGCAATCTCGTAGCTATACAGATTGAATAAGCATTGGCGACGAGATTGCCACGCTATCACTCGCAATGACAAATTTGAAAGAAAGTCCCGTTTCCTAACTCTCGATTCCTGACTCTCTTCTAAAGTTTGTCACAAAAATAAACTGAATGCGAATTGCATTGTTGTGAATGTTATCTTAGTGATAAATCCCCCACAACATGACTATCATTGAAAACAATTACCTCAAAGTTGCCATCCGATCGCAGGGCGGCGAATTAACATCCATCTATAATAAAGCCGCAGGTATTGAGCATTTGTGGCAGGGCGATCCTAACATCTGGGGCTGGCATGCACCAAACCTTTTCCCGGTAGTAGGTGGCTTAATTGATAACGAATTACAAGTTGATGGCCAAACCTACCCAATGCAGAGGCATGGCTTTATCCGCCCTTCTGAATTAAAACTGGGTTCGGAAACTACTAAGCAACATGCATTGTTCTCGTTGCCATACTCGGACGCTACCCTTGCTGTTTATCCTTTTAAATTTAACTATCAGATTATTTATGATCTGATTGATAATGCACTTCGCGTTACTTACAAAGTGGTTAATATGGATACCAAGCCTATCTGGTTTTCGGTAGGCGGTCACCCGGCTTTTAATGTACCTTTCAGTAGTACAGAAGGTTCGGCTTATGAAGATTATTACCTTGAATTTGAAACCGGCGAAAAACTGGATACCCACATGTTATCTGCCGATGGTTTCTTTACCGGCGAGACCCGCCATGTGCCATTAGATGGGCCCAAGTTGCATTTAACCCGTCATTTATTTGATGAGGATGCCTTAGTTTTCAAGAAATTGAATAGCCGCCAGGTAACTATCAAGAGCGATAAACACGAGCATACTTTATCGGTAGAATTCCCGCATTTTAACTACCTGGGGATCTGGGCCAAACCCGGGGCCGACTTTGTTTGTATAGAACCATGGCTAGGTTGTGCGGACTCAACCAGCGGAGCAACAGACATCAGCAAAAAAGAAGGAATTCAAAAATTAGTACCGGGGCATGTATTTGAAGCCGCTTTTTACGTTAGTATTTAAATTATAACGCAATCGCATGCAACAAACATTGTCTCTAAGCGCCGAACCAACCGTTCGGTTTTCTAACCGCGTAGGAAATTATGTAAAGTATCGTCCGGGCTATCCCGAAGCTGTTCTCCAATCTTTGCAACAGGAATTTAACTTAAATGCAGATTCGTACATAGCCGACATTGGTTCTGGCACCGGCATTTTCACCAAACTTTTGTTAGATAAAGGCTACAAGGTTTACGCCGTTGAACCCAACGAACCCATGAAAGCCTTTGCCGAAAGCGATTTGAAAGGTTATAAAAATTTCACCTCGGTAGCAGGTACAGCAGAGCATACCAATTTGTTAGCTAACAGCATTGACCTGATCACCAGCGCAACGGCATTCCATTGGTTTGATGTTGAGAAATCGCGCGTGGAGTTTAAGCGGGTACTTAAACCAAACGGTGCCGTGGTATTGCTTTGGAATGTGCGCAAAGCCGATACAGATGCCTTCGCCATAGCTTACGACAAATTATTATTAAAATACAGCGGCGACTATAAAGAAGTAAAAGACAAAACCCTTAACGGCGAACGTCTGGCCGGTTTCTTCGATCAGGGTAAATTTGAAACTATCTCTTACCCTAACGAGCAGGTATTTGATGAAGAAGGATTAATCGGCAGGTCACTGTCATCATCTTATGTGCCATTGCCTGAAACTGCTGAAGGGAAAGTATTTTTGAATGATCTGAAAGCGATTTTTGCAGAACATCAGATTGACGGCAAGGTGCGCTTCTTGTATGATACGGTGATGTATATAGGGAGAGTTTAAAAAAAAACGTCATTGCGAGGAACGAAGCAATCGCGAACTGTACAGAGCGACTCTGTAGGTCGGGGATTGCTTCGTACCTCGCAATGACGTGTAATATTGACAAGTTACCTTAAAATCTTAAAACAAACTGCTCTGCCCTTTATCATCAATCTTAATATCATCCGGATTGGTGATCTCAAAATCAACATCTTTTACAGGCTTATCAGTCTCTGGTATATTATCTGGTGCAGGTTCAGACGTTGGTTTTACAACTGATTTTGAAACAAACTGTGGCTTAGCAGATGGTGCTACATCTGGTGCAGGCTTATCTTCCGCCACAACATCCGGCTCGGTATCTTCTACCGAATCCGGAGCCGGGTCTGGTACATCTTCTTCATCGTCGTGCTCGGCAATCAGTTCAATGGTTTGGATGGTATGGGCAGAGAGGCGGTTACCCATTGCTTTCATACCTTTTACATCAATCAAATCGGTTAGGTTAAGTTCAACCAGTTCTGGTACAAGGGCTTTGCCCTTTAATTGCTCTACCTTAACAACGGGTTGTGCAGCACCAGAGAGTAATACCAGTTTAGAACCACTTTCCTCGCTGATGATACTGGTTTGCTTACCAATGGCCGTATTCTCGAACAGAAAACGTTTAACCATATAGTTTTTCGACTTGCCTTCGTAATGCACAACCGAGAATACTTTTTCGGGGTTATATTTCTCAATCAGCATCATCTTATCATCAAAGTGATTGTTGAGGTCGAAACTAGTTAGCTCGTAAGTTCCGTTGTTCTGTACCGTAAGGATGCGATCGTCACCATCAAACTCGCCAAGATAAGTCCCGCGGCCATCGGCATTGAGTCGACGCAACACATCATCAAACCAAATTTTACGACCAGCCAGGGTTGATACACCTTTGCTTTTCAGCAGTATCTTTTTAACCGGGTACTTGGTAACAATATTACCCATACTACCGCGGCCTTTAATGGCAATATTGGCAAAATCCTCGTCGAACTGCAGTTTCTTTAATTTAGAATGTGGTTTCAATTGAATGTTAATCACCTCGGCCTCACCATTAGGATTGGCTGTAAAGTAAAGCACTTTGCTACCTTTGGTGCCTTTGGTAAGGTCATATTCCTTATCTCGGGTTACACCGGCTACGGCAAAACGTTTTACATAAGCAACACCACTCTGGCCATCTTTGTAGATCATGTTGTAGATGGTGCGCTCGTCGTTTTTCTTAAACACCCCTACATGAATAATGCCCTTACCAACAAATACCTTATCCTGTACTTTGGTAATCATGCAACGGCCATCCTCACGGAAAACGATGATCTCATCAATGTCCGAACAATCGGCTACAAACTCATCTTTCTTTAAACCACTGCCGATAAAACCATCTTCGCGGTTTACGTATAGTTTTACGTTAGCGAGGGCTACCTGTGCAGCTTCTACCCTATCAAAAGTACGCAGCTCTGTTTTACGCTCGCGGCCTTTGCCGTATTTCTCTTTCAGGCGTTCGTACCAGGCAATGGTATAATCTGTCAGGTGCTTTAAATGATGCTTTACCTCTTTAATTTCTTTCTCGAGGGTATTCATCTGCTCATCCGCTTTTTTAACATCAAAGCGGGTGATGCTGCTCATTGGCTTATCAATCAGCTTCTTATAATCCTCGGGCAGTATCTCCCGATAAAAATGCGGGAAGAAAGGCGTAAACAAACGGGTTAAAACCTCCAGCACGTTTTCGAAGTTGCCAGAGTTTTCGTAATCCGGGTGCTTGTACATCCCTTCCTGGATAAATATTTTCAGCAATGAGCTAAAGAATATCTTCTCCATCAAGTCTTTCAAACGGATTTCCAATTCCTGCTTCAGCAGGTCTTTGGTGTAGTGTGCGCTCTCGGTCAGGATATCGTTCACACTCATAAAGTGCGGCTTATCCCCTTTAATTACGCAGGTGTTCGGTGAGATAGAAACTTCGCAATCTGTAAAGGCATAAAGTGCATCGATAGTAACATCCGGCGAAATCCCCGGCGCCAGGTGGATCACGATCTCTACATTTTGCGCGGTATTATCTTCAATCTTCTTGATCTTAATTTTACCTTTATCATTGGCAGAGATTACACTATCAATCAGACCACCGGTTGTGGTGCTGAAAGGGATTTCGGTAATAGCCAGTGTCTTTTTATCGCGTTCTACAATTTTAGCCCTAACGCGTACTTTCCCGCCACGCTGGCCTTCATTATAGTTACTGCAATCAGCCATACCACCGGTCGGGAAATCGGGTACCAGATCCGGGCGGATACCTTTTAACACACCAATGGCAGCATCAATCAGCTCAATAAAGTTATGCGGCATAATTTTGGTAGCCAAACCAACGGCAATACCTTCGGCACCCTGCGCCAGTAGCAATGGGAACTTTACAGGCAGTGTAATGGGCTCTTTGTTACGACCATCATAGCTGGCCTGCCAAATGGTAGTATCGGCATTAAACACCACATCGAGTGCAAATTTTGATAAACGCGCCTCAATGTAACGCGGTGCAGCAGCCGAATCGCCGGTTACCGGGTCGCCCCAGTTACCCTGACAATCAATCAGCAGGTTTTTTTGTCCTATTTGCACCATGGCATCGCCAATAGAAGCATCACCGTGCGGGTGGTACTTCATGGTGTTACCAATTACGTTGGCGGCTTTGTTGAAACGCCCGTCGTCCATTTCCTTCAGCGAGTGCAAAATGCGGCGCTGTACGGGCTTTAAGCCATCATAAATGTGCGGAACGGCACGGTCGAGTATTACATAAGAGGCATAATCCAGAAACCAGTTCTCATATAAACCATCCAATGAGATGGTGTTATGCATATTATTCTCTTCAGAACCAGAAGACGGGAAATCTTCAGGAGTTATTTCTTCACTCATTCTTAAAAACTATTCGGATTTGTAAATATACGCACAACGCTTAACATTAGCGTGATATGAGGTGTAGTGTGGATAAAGAATGTGTTTTTGATTTTCGAATTTACTTTGTCTTGAACCAGAATTTTCTGAATTAATTAATTATCAGAATTGATTTAGTTTACTGAGGCTGTAATGCCGTCCCGACTATGGTAGGGATAGCATGCCCTGTCTTGATTCTTGCCTCTCGATTCTTGCTTCTATCGTTTATCAATCTGCACTTTCCTTTCAACGCCTTTATCATCTTTAATGGTAAGCGTTGCCGTTTCTTTACCATCTAAAATGGATTTATTATTCAGCAGGTCGCATAGGTTGATGTGCGAATAATCCACATCATTAACAGCAGTAATTTGCTCGCCTGGTTTAATCCCAATTGAGCTATCTTTCCAGACCACGCCAACAACAAGCTTATCACCGGATAATGTTGGATGAAAAGGCCATTGTTTTTCATACAGATCGGTTGTGGAAGCAATGCCTTCGAAGTAAAACTTCTTGTTTATATAATCCAGGGTTATAATGCCATAGTTCAGAATTTTTGTGCCGAAACCCGGTACCACCTGTTTATTACTTTCGGTAATTATATTTTCGAACCTATATCCGCATAAAGTTATAACGGGTATCTGGAACCTGTACTTATCAGCAGCTTTTTGCGCACCGGCACCGCTAAAACTGTTAGCGCCATAGCCTTTGGCTATTACCTCACAAGCACCAGCTTTTTTTAATCGGTTCATACCATCTTCGCTGATGCGTAATAGTTCGCTATCGCCAGTATCAAAACCTAACAGCAGTTCTGTTTTATCGCCAAAAGTTAGTTTTACTTTAGGGTCGCTTTGTTCATTAAGTATCAGTGGAAGGCTTTTTTTGCCGGATAAGGCTAATTTACTTTCCTGATCAGTTATGATAATGATATGCTTTACAGCGTTAATGCTAACAATAGAGTTATGCAGCAAATTGCTGCCTATTACCCCTTCAACACCCCAGCATTTGTAAAATGCCGGTATTAATGTAATAGCCGGGATGTTATTAAAAGTGACTGAACCCAGCTTCAAATCAATGCCCATTACTTTGATTGAATCTTTATTGCCATAGGCATCAACAGCTATATCTGTATGGATAACTTTGGCCCCCGACTTCTGCCCCAAATCCTGATCTATCGCAACAGGTGCGCCGGTATCGAATAAAAATTTATGCTTTACGCCAGCTATCTCGGGGTAAACAAACATTTTTCCGTTGATGGTTTCGTAAGGGATTTCTTCGTAGTAGTTTTTAGTTGAAGCTTCTCCCTGGTTGTAGCTAAATTTCTGAGCCAGGGTAACAGTACAGGGCAATACGAATAATAAAACGCAGATAATGAATTTCATGGCATAGGGTTAAAAGCACAAGTTATAATTTTTACGATAATCAATAATAGCTGATTAACTTTTTTTATAACTTGACGATCTCTATATCAGCATCTATGAAAACATCGAACAGAAGAAAATTTATAGCCACTACAGCTGCGCTGGCTACAGGCGTGGCAGCATCGGCATTACCTTTAACTACTATGGAAAACAAATATCCTGTAATACACCACGTATTTTTCTGGCTTAAAAACCCGGGATCAATTGAAGACCGCGACAAATTGGTTGCCGGTGTAAAAACATTATCGAAAATAGAAACCGTGCGCGAACTACGTGTCGGTGTAGTTGCCAGCACCGAAAAACGCGACGTGGTTGACAACAGCTGGGCGGTATCAGAACTCATGTTCTTTAGCGATCTGGCCGGGCAGGCTACTTACCAAACCCATCCCATCCACCTGGAATTTGTTAAAAATTGCAGTCACCTTTGGGAAAAAGTTATTGTGTATGATGCGGTGGATGCGTAAGTAATAAGCTTACCCACCATGCCCGTCATCGCGAGGAACGAAGCAACCCCCGATTTGCAGAGTGGCTCTGTATAGTTCGCGATTGCTTCGTTCCTCGCAATGACGGGCTTTTCGTAAATCCGAAATCAAACATCCGAATTCCGAAATCATATATCTTTCTTCGCCTTCAAATCCCTTATCATTTCAGAATACCCCATTCTGCGGGCGGCGGCGTTAATGGTATTGGCAATTCGGGTTGCGCGGGTAGGTTCTGTTTTGGCGCTGTTAATCCATTTAATAAAGTAATCGCGATGGCCACGGGGCAGGGAGTTGAAAAATTCTAAAGCCTCGGGTTGTTCGCAATCGAAGCATTCCTGCAAGTCTTCGGGCATTTCTACTACATAATCGTCGTGGGTTTCGAGCTGTACTGCAATGGTGGCACCTTTACTTTTATGGATACCTTTACGCATATCGGCATTAATGGCCATGATAAAACTGCCATCGCCCCAGGGCATCAATGCAACGCCTGCGATTGGAAAATGATCTAAAAAGCCCTTTACCCGGAATGATTTCTTATTCCCGGGTTTTAATTCGAGCGCCAAATCCTGCGGAATGATGATGTATGACCAGCCAGTCTTCTCACCCTGCTCTGCAAATTGATAAATTATGGTATCAAATTTTATCATCTCGCCACACAAAATGCGGTTTTAAAGCCAATTTATCAATAGTTTTTATTTGGGTAACAATGGCGTTGCACAAAGCAACTTTTGCCTGTATTTACCGTCTATATGAGTGTTAATAGAAAAACAAAAATGAAAACGTTAAAATCAATCGCAGCCGCTGCTTGCTTGTTAGTTACATTCGGCGCTGCAAAAGCAAACACAAAATTAAACGATGGTAACGCCGTTGCCTCACCCGACAATGCCATCAACACTTATGTTGATGCAGTTAGCCACGGTAAAACTGAAGGCCTGAGCAAGGTTATCGATAATTCGGCAAAGTTCAGCATCCTGCAAGGTAAAAACATCCTGAGCTTCAGCAAAGCTGATATGATGGCTTTTGTTAAAGAAAACAAAGATGTTGAACAAGCTTGTACCACCAGCACTTCGGTTGTAGAATCGAACAACGACATGACCGTTGTAAAAGTAGACATGAAATACCCAGCTTTTACCCGTACCAACTATGTTACCCTTACCAATACCGGTAGCACCTGGAAAATTACAAACGTTTACAGCGTTGTAAAGTAAGTTAAAAGTTTAGTTAGTATTAAGCAAAAAAGCCATCCCTGTAAAATGGGGTGGCTTTTTGCTTTTATACACTTTTTATTAAAAAAATATTTTACAATTTTTTATAGCATTTGTTACCCGGGCCGATGCTTTATAATACCAAACATTATCACTTTATCAACAAAACCAACAAATTGTTACCTGTTTAACTAAAACAGAAAAAGCTTCACATAAAATTAACACGCAAGATTGTAACGTATTGGGTAGCAGTGGTGTCTTATGAGTATAAAATTTATTAAAACACTAAATACAAATATTATGAAAACCTTGAAATCACTTGCTCTTGGCATTTGCCTTTTTTTAGCTGGCACAGTTGCAAAAGCTAATACAATTTCAAATGATGATAAATTAGCTTCACCTTATTTTGCTATCAATACTTATGTTGACGCTGTTAGCCGCGGTAAAGTGGCCGACCTTGACCTGGTAGTAGATAAAACAGCAAAATTTAGCATGCTGCGCGGTAAAACCATGCTTAGCTTTAGCAAAGACGATATTTTAAACTTTACTAAAGAAAACGCTAACACCGAACAAGCTTGCACCGTAACTACCTCAATTGTAAGCACCAACTCTGATGTAACTGTTGCCCGTGTTGATATGAAATATAACGATTTTACACGCAGCAATTATGTTACCCTTACCAACACCGGTAACGGCTGGAAAATCACTAATGTTTACAGCGTATTTAAATAAGCAATTCAAAACCCTTATAACAGAAAAGGCCTCCCAATAATGGGAGACCTTTTCTGTTTATTCTATATATTTTTTCAATACTTTTTGCCAGCGGTCGTAGCCTTCCTTTTTCAAGTGCAGATAATCGGGCTTAAATAAGGATGAATCGGGCAGAGAAGTTTTCTGATCGTAAAGCACTGTATTTACATCAATGTATTTACAGGCGTTGTGATGACTGATAAAATCTTTAATCAGTGTATTGGTACTATCAACAGCTGCGTAATGTGTTGCCCGGCTTGGGCTTTTTTTAACAGAGAGCCAATAGGTCTTACTCCCCGGTAGTTTTTGCTGGATCATATTATACAGCGTTACAAAATCCTGGTACACCTGCTGGGGTGTACGGCCTGCATTAATATCGTTTTCACCCGCATAAACAAATATGCGCTCGGGTTGGTAAGGGAACAGGATGTAACTCGTATAGTACTTAACCCATTGCTCGAGGGTAGAGCCACCAACGCCACGCCTTACTATCCGCTTATCCGGGAACCGTTGTTCCAGGTCAGTCCACATACGGATGGACGAGCTGCCGATAAACAAATTACTGCCCGGTTTAGGAAAGTTTAAACTATCGGCGGTTTTAAATTTACGCACTTCATCAGCAAAAGGGAATCCTTGCTGGGCAAACAATGGCCTGCCCGCTACAAGTAAAAGCAGGAAAATTATCAGAAATTTAGGTTTCATTGGGGTTGGTTATGATAATACTAATGTGCTAATCTATCTTCAAAAAACAAAAATGGCAAAAAACTTTCGCTGCCTTCTACTGCCCAAATGGGCCCATCTTCGCAAAATAATAAAATACGCATCTTTTGCTCCTGCTTTTTCTCATACTCGGCCATCACCTGCAGGCATGATCCGCAAGGTGTTATCGGCTGGCTGATTTTAAAATCATCGGTATGGGCGGTAATAGCAATACTTTCTATAGGATCATCAGAATGATTGGCTCCCCAGTGAAACAAAGCCACACGCTCGGCGCATAAGCCAGATGGGTAAGCTACGTTTTCCTGGTTACTTCCATAAATTATACGGCCGCTTTGCAGCCTTAATGCTGCCCCTACTCTAAATTTTGAGTATGGCGAGTGTGATTTTTCAAGCGCTTTAGTGGCTTCGAGACATAGTGCCCGGTCTGCTTCGTTGAGATCGGTTAGATGGTCATATTCGTCGAAACTTATTTTTATTTCGTGGTTATTCATTTGTAACCCCCGGGGTAAAAAAGAGGGGGAAACAATATAGGGATTTGATTTGATAAAAAGAAATACGCACTATTTATTAAGCACTTATAATAATAAGAGCCCTTTAATATTGTCATTTATTACCTTTAGCAGATCATTTCAAAATTCGATCTACCCAATGGCTATTTCTAAAAAACACTTCGCTTTATTACTATTGCTCTTAGCTGCTTATTCAACACATTTATTTGCCCAGGCTAATAGTAAGCCCATAACCATTGGTGTAACCGAAGGATATTATTCGAAAATTTTAAATGAAACCAGAACGATTAATATTTATTTGCCCGAAGGATATAATCAAACTGACACCCTAAAGTATCCCGTAATATATATTCCCGATGGTGGCGTAGATGAAGATTTTATCCACCTTACAGGTATAATCCGTTTCGATACACAATCCTGGGTAAACCGGTTTCCCCAGTCAATTGTAGTAGGTATAAAAAACATCAACAGAAGAAAAGATTTCACCTTCCCTGTAGCGAATCTTGATTTCTTGGAAAAGACAGGCTTTAAGAAAGAAATGTTCCCGGCTTATGGCGGATCAACAAATTATATTGCCTTTCTCCAAAAGGAACTGCAACCTTACATTGAAAAAAA
Coding sequences within:
- a CDS encoding cytidine deaminase; the protein is MNNHEIKISFDEYDHLTDLNEADRALCLEATKALEKSHSPYSKFRVGAALRLQSGRIIYGSNQENVAYPSGLCAERVALFHWGANHSDDPIESIAITAHTDDFKISQPITPCGSCLQVMAEYEKKQEQKMRILLFCEDGPIWAVEGSESFLPFLFFEDRLAH
- a CDS encoding 5'-nucleotidase, lipoprotein e(P4) family, with protein sequence MKKLNIYLISCIALLSACGTSHKTASTPAASTSIANDGKVWTAIFQQRAAEYKALCFQAYNVAKLRIDEATKQANGKPLAVVTDIDETLLDNSPEGARAGLHNEEFSSTAWKKWTAQAACDTVPGAPDFFKYAASKGVTVFYITNRDEDERAGTLKNLQRYNLPFADDSHLLLKGKSSSKETRRQQVLANYNIVLLCGDNLADFDALYDNHPSEDNRTATTQQLKQKFGNKYIVLPNPSYGDWEGALYKFNYKLTQAQKDSLIRATVKKD
- a CDS encoding alpha/beta hydrolase, yielding MAISKKHFALLLLLLAAYSTHLFAQANSKPITIGVTEGYYSKILNETRTINIYLPEGYNQTDTLKYPVIYIPDGGVDEDFIHLTGIIRFDTQSWVNRFPQSIVVGIKNINRRKDFTFPVANLDFLEKTGFKKEMFPAYGGSTNYIAFLQKELQPYIEKKYKASTNRTIIGESMAGLLLTEIALNHPTLFNTYIIVSPSLWWGDEALLHQPNALLQNKTHKPVNIYIGAPNRKEDEQMYQEAQGLYNMLKVDNRIRLFFDYLPDESHATALHQAVYNAFKMIYGK
- a CDS encoding nuclear transport factor 2 family protein; the protein is MKTLKSIAAAACLLVTFGAAKANTKLNDGNAVASPDNAINTYVDAVSHGKTEGLSKVIDNSAKFSILQGKNILSFSKADMMAFVKENKDVEQACTTSTSVVESNNDMTVVKVDMKYPAFTRTNYVTLTNTGSTWKITNVYSVVK
- a CDS encoding class I SAM-dependent methyltransferase, translated to MQQTLSLSAEPTVRFSNRVGNYVKYRPGYPEAVLQSLQQEFNLNADSYIADIGSGTGIFTKLLLDKGYKVYAVEPNEPMKAFAESDLKGYKNFTSVAGTAEHTNLLANSIDLITSATAFHWFDVEKSRVEFKRVLKPNGAVVLLWNVRKADTDAFAIAYDKLLLKYSGDYKEVKDKTLNGERLAGFFDQGKFETISYPNEQVFDEEGLIGRSLSSSYVPLPETAEGKVFLNDLKAIFAEHQIDGKVRFLYDTVMYIGRV
- a CDS encoding nuclear transport factor 2 family protein, whose protein sequence is MKTLKSLALGICLFLAGTVAKANTISNDDKLASPYFAINTYVDAVSRGKVADLDLVVDKTAKFSMLRGKTMLSFSKDDILNFTKENANTEQACTVTTSIVSTNSDVTVARVDMKYNDFTRSNYVTLTNTGNGWKITNVYSVFK
- a CDS encoding DNA gyrase/topoisomerase IV subunit A — its product is MSEEITPEDFPSSGSEENNMHNTISLDGLYENWFLDYASYVILDRAVPHIYDGLKPVQRRILHSLKEMDDGRFNKAANVIGNTMKYHPHGDASIGDAMVQIGQKNLLIDCQGNWGDPVTGDSAAAPRYIEARLSKFALDVVFNADTTIWQASYDGRNKEPITLPVKFPLLLAQGAEGIAVGLATKIMPHNFIELIDAAIGVLKGIRPDLVPDFPTGGMADCSNYNEGQRGGKVRVRAKIVERDKKTLAITEIPFSTTTGGLIDSVISANDKGKIKIKKIEDNTAQNVEIVIHLAPGISPDVTIDALYAFTDCEVSISPNTCVIKGDKPHFMSVNDILTESAHYTKDLLKQELEIRLKDLMEKIFFSSLLKIFIQEGMYKHPDYENSGNFENVLEVLTRLFTPFFPHFYREILPEDYKKLIDKPMSSITRFDVKKADEQMNTLEKEIKEVKHHLKHLTDYTIAWYERLKEKYGKGRERKTELRTFDRVEAAQVALANVKLYVNREDGFIGSGLKKDEFVADCSDIDEIIVFREDGRCMITKVQDKVFVGKGIIHVGVFKKNDERTIYNMIYKDGQSGVAYVKRFAVAGVTRDKEYDLTKGTKGSKVLYFTANPNGEAEVINIQLKPHSKLKKLQFDEDFANIAIKGRGSMGNIVTKYPVKKILLKSKGVSTLAGRKIWFDDVLRRLNADGRGTYLGEFDGDDRILTVQNNGTYELTSFDLNNHFDDKMMLIEKYNPEKVFSVVHYEGKSKNYMVKRFLFENTAIGKQTSIISEESGSKLVLLSGAAQPVVKVEQLKGKALVPELVELNLTDLIDVKGMKAMGNRLSAHTIQTIELIAEHDDEEDVPDPAPDSVEDTEPDVVAEDKPAPDVAPSAKPQFVSKSVVKPTSEPAPDNIPETDKPVKDVDFEITNPDDIKIDDKGQSSLF
- a CDS encoding aspartyl protease family protein codes for the protein MKFIICVLLFVLPCTVTLAQKFSYNQGEASTKNYYEEIPYETINGKMFVYPEIAGVKHKFLFDTGAPVAIDQDLGQKSGAKVIHTDIAVDAYGNKDSIKVMGIDLKLGSVTFNNIPAITLIPAFYKCWGVEGVIGSNLLHNSIVSINAVKHIIIITDQESKLALSGKKSLPLILNEQSDPKVKLTFGDKTELLLGFDTGDSELLRISEDGMNRLKKAGACEVIAKGYGANSFSGAGAQKAADKYRFQIPVITLCGYRFENIITESNKQVVPGFGTKILNYGIITLDYINKKFYFEGIASTTDLYEKQWPFHPTLSGDKLVVGVVWKDSSIGIKPGEQITAVNDVDYSHINLCDLLNNKSILDGKETATLTIKDDKGVERKVQIDKR
- a CDS encoding aldose 1-epimerase family protein; this encodes MTIIENNYLKVAIRSQGGELTSIYNKAAGIEHLWQGDPNIWGWHAPNLFPVVGGLIDNELQVDGQTYPMQRHGFIRPSELKLGSETTKQHALFSLPYSDATLAVYPFKFNYQIIYDLIDNALRVTYKVVNMDTKPIWFSVGGHPAFNVPFSSTEGSAYEDYYLEFETGEKLDTHMLSADGFFTGETRHVPLDGPKLHLTRHLFDEDALVFKKLNSRQVTIKSDKHEHTLSVEFPHFNYLGIWAKPGADFVCIEPWLGCADSTSGATDISKKEGIQKLVPGHVFEAAFYVSI
- a CDS encoding Dabb family protein — encoded protein: MKTSNRRKFIATTAALATGVAASALPLTTMENKYPVIHHVFFWLKNPGSIEDRDKLVAGVKTLSKIETVRELRVGVVASTEKRDVVDNSWAVSELMFFSDLAGQATYQTHPIHLEFVKNCSHLWEKVIVYDAVDA
- a CDS encoding GDSL-type esterase/lipase family protein, whose product is MKPKFLIIFLLLLVAGRPLFAQQGFPFADEVRKFKTADSLNFPKPGSNLFIGSSSIRMWTDLEQRFPDKRIVRRGVGGSTLEQWVKYYTSYILFPYQPERIFVYAGENDINAGRTPQQVYQDFVTLYNMIQQKLPGSKTYWLSVKKSPSRATHYAAVDSTNTLIKDFISHHNACKYIDVNTVLYDQKTSLPDSSLFKPDYLHLKKEGYDRWQKVLKKYIE
- a CDS encoding YdeI/OmpD-associated family protein — encoded protein: MIKFDTIIYQFAEQGEKTGWSYIIIPQDLALELKPGNKKSFRVKGFLDHFPIAGVALMPWGDGSFIMAINADMRKGIHKSKGATIAVQLETHDDYVVEMPEDLQECFDCEQPEALEFFNSLPRGHRDYFIKWINSAKTEPTRATRIANTINAAARRMGYSEMIRDLKAKKDI